The following are encoded in a window of Arthrobacter woluwensis genomic DNA:
- a CDS encoding choice-of-anchor G family protein, whose protein sequence is MTSSPHSHASLRWQQGRRLGAVTAVVALTTVSAGLSPAAADTPSSSSASAAPVSVSFTGKNAVTWGGSSAAYPSNPGPNYGYVPNDVQLGSASTTIGGASVALSSLVRLDSGGLLTSISQAGSALNSRGASGALGQNFTFPTTGDPSQAAHIDLIKAGAGSTIPAGLVDSVTLDLGAFASETSFVNGRLQDPDGVGGPGRYRVGQADVTVKSSAVKNAAAQLYNGLGAVDRKIEQIVNQGVPLNKLNGLLGVVHPTPTMTVQSNTRDKVFSKLLAQPLTSKNKLVTIDLSTGTVKVHLDQLASGGLNSQSPNKELIDSKDYPLIAQTVHDLMHDATNIAVGAVENSLDAVKIKLSWVGPLLLSPNGLNITWSFTLKQAATGTLPAPVNNSSGLLGGVVGSLVTTLAKSANVVGTVFRPVYNLVIANAGDGVFDLLINQIKFGFTSTVVNMLQPVFTAATQVVSVKVNSQSTETCTPAGGAPVPSSHSLSALSLSFLKSADGARLDLGKSSAKATPAGC, encoded by the coding sequence ATGACCTCTTCACCGCACTCTCATGCCTCCCTGCGATGGCAGCAGGGGCGACGCCTCGGCGCCGTCACCGCCGTCGTGGCACTCACCACCGTGAGCGCCGGCCTCTCCCCAGCCGCCGCCGACACCCCGTCGTCGTCCTCCGCCTCCGCTGCCCCCGTCTCGGTGTCCTTCACAGGGAAGAACGCCGTCACCTGGGGCGGCAGCTCCGCGGCCTACCCGTCCAACCCGGGCCCCAACTACGGTTACGTGCCGAACGATGTGCAGCTCGGATCCGCGAGCACGACCATCGGCGGCGCGTCCGTGGCGCTCTCCAGCCTGGTCCGGCTGGACTCCGGCGGTCTGCTGACCAGCATCAGCCAGGCCGGCTCGGCCCTCAACTCCCGTGGCGCATCAGGGGCGCTCGGGCAGAACTTCACGTTCCCCACCACCGGTGATCCGTCACAGGCCGCCCACATCGACCTGATCAAGGCCGGAGCGGGGTCCACGATCCCGGCGGGCCTCGTGGACAGTGTCACGCTGGACCTCGGCGCCTTCGCCTCGGAGACCAGCTTCGTCAACGGACGTCTGCAGGACCCCGACGGCGTCGGCGGCCCGGGCCGTTACCGCGTCGGTCAGGCCGATGTCACCGTGAAGTCCTCCGCCGTGAAGAATGCGGCGGCCCAGTTGTACAACGGTCTGGGCGCTGTGGACCGGAAGATCGAGCAGATCGTCAACCAGGGCGTTCCGCTGAACAAGCTCAACGGCCTGCTCGGCGTCGTCCACCCCACCCCGACCATGACCGTGCAGAGCAACACCCGTGACAAGGTGTTCTCGAAGCTGCTGGCCCAGCCGCTGACCTCCAAGAACAAGCTCGTCACCATCGATCTGTCCACGGGCACCGTCAAGGTCCACCTGGACCAGCTCGCCTCCGGCGGTCTGAACTCGCAGAGCCCGAACAAGGAGCTCATCGACTCCAAGGACTACCCGCTGATCGCGCAGACGGTCCACGACCTGATGCATGACGCGACCAACATCGCGGTCGGCGCGGTGGAGAACTCGCTCGATGCCGTGAAGATCAAGCTCAGCTGGGTCGGTCCGCTCCTGCTGAGCCCCAACGGTCTCAACATCACCTGGAGCTTCACCCTGAAGCAGGCGGCGACCGGCACGCTCCCGGCCCCGGTCAACAACAGCAGCGGGCTGCTCGGCGGGGTGGTCGGCAGCCTCGTGACCACCCTGGCCAAGTCCGCCAACGTGGTGGGCACGGTCTTCCGCCCGGTCTACAACCTGGTGATCGCCAACGCCGGCGACGGGGTGTTCGATCTGCTCATCAACCAGATCAAGTTCGGATTCACCTCCACCGTGGTGAACATGCTCCAGCCGGTCTTCACCGCCGCCACCCAGGTGGTCTCCGTGAAGGTCAACAGCCAGAGCACCGAGACCTGCACCCCTGCGGGCGGCGCCCCGGTGCCGAGCTCCCATTCGCTCTCGGCGCTGAGCCTGTCCTTCCTGAAGTCCGCCGACGGCGCACGTCTGGACCTGGGCAAGTCCTCCGCGAAGGCGACCCCGGCCGGCTGCTGA
- a CDS encoding ABC transporter ATP-binding protein, producing MSMDRAAMSSLYNLSRAQEGRRPFSRETIRRVLAFAVPHRGRLIGFILLSIVAAFLAVATPLLAGQVVDAIVAGKDVDLVVRLAVLIAVVAVAEAGVGLLVRWFSATIGEDVILDLRTAVFDHVQRMPVAFFTRTRTGALVSRLNNDVVGAQAAFAGTLSSVVSNLVSLTLTLVVMLDKSWLVTLLALVLLPLFLVPARLMGGRLAALRREAAAQNASMGTQMTERFSAPGATLIKLFGRPSDESREFEARAHRVRDIGVRTAMLQFTFVTSLTLVSALALALVYGVGGWLALHGTLGAGDVVVLALLLTRLYVPLTGLSNARVEIMSALVSFERVFEVLDLRPIIREVEQPRTLPAGALAVEFKDVRFSYPSAEQVSLVSLEDVAVLDSRGGEEVLHGLSFRAEPGQTVALVGSSGAGKSTVAQLLARLYDVDSGAVLLGGSRPGEGVDVRELSFDSLRQGVGMVTQDGHLFHETIGSNLRLPRPDATDDELWDALRQARLEDMVRSLPDGLDTVVGERGYRLSGGERQRLTIARLLVAGPRVVILDEATAALDSANEAAVQEALAAALSGRTAVVIAHRLSTIRDADQILVVEGGRIVERGTHTELLRSGRRYAELYTTQFAEAHDALQEAGQDLEPDSSGDGESGRPAQG from the coding sequence ATGAGTATGGACCGGGCGGCGATGAGCTCCCTTTACAACCTTTCCCGCGCGCAGGAAGGCCGGCGTCCCTTCTCCCGGGAGACCATCCGCCGCGTACTGGCGTTCGCCGTCCCGCACCGCGGACGCCTGATCGGATTCATCCTGCTGTCCATCGTGGCGGCCTTCCTGGCCGTGGCCACGCCGCTGCTCGCGGGGCAGGTGGTCGATGCAATCGTGGCCGGTAAGGACGTCGACCTCGTGGTCCGGCTCGCGGTGCTCATCGCGGTCGTCGCCGTGGCCGAGGCCGGCGTCGGGCTGCTGGTCCGGTGGTTCTCCGCGACGATCGGCGAGGACGTCATCCTGGACCTCCGCACCGCCGTCTTCGACCACGTGCAGCGCATGCCGGTCGCCTTCTTCACGAGGACCCGCACGGGGGCCCTTGTCAGCCGCCTGAACAATGACGTGGTCGGCGCGCAGGCGGCCTTCGCCGGAACACTGTCCTCGGTGGTCAGCAACCTGGTCTCCTTGACGCTGACGCTCGTGGTCATGCTCGACAAGTCCTGGCTCGTCACGCTCCTCGCGTTGGTCCTCCTCCCGCTGTTCCTGGTGCCCGCGCGCCTCATGGGCGGACGACTGGCCGCGCTGCGCCGAGAAGCCGCCGCCCAGAACGCGTCCATGGGCACCCAGATGACGGAGCGGTTCTCCGCGCCCGGCGCGACCCTCATCAAACTGTTCGGCCGCCCCTCGGACGAGTCCCGGGAGTTCGAAGCCCGCGCGCATCGCGTACGGGACATCGGCGTCCGCACCGCCATGCTCCAGTTCACGTTCGTCACGAGCCTGACGCTCGTCTCGGCGCTCGCGCTCGCCCTCGTCTACGGGGTCGGCGGCTGGCTGGCGCTGCACGGGACGCTGGGAGCGGGCGACGTCGTCGTGCTGGCGCTGCTCCTCACGCGCCTCTACGTGCCGCTCACCGGCCTCAGCAACGCGCGCGTCGAGATCATGAGCGCGCTCGTGAGCTTCGAGCGGGTCTTCGAGGTCCTGGACCTCCGGCCCATCATCCGGGAGGTCGAGCAGCCGCGGACCCTGCCCGCGGGAGCGCTCGCCGTCGAGTTCAAGGACGTCCGCTTCTCCTATCCGTCGGCCGAGCAGGTGTCCCTGGTGTCCCTGGAGGATGTGGCGGTGCTGGACTCCCGGGGTGGCGAGGAGGTCCTCCACGGTCTGAGCTTCCGCGCCGAACCCGGGCAGACCGTCGCGCTGGTCGGCTCGTCCGGCGCGGGCAAGTCCACCGTGGCGCAGCTTCTGGCACGGCTGTACGACGTCGACTCCGGAGCCGTGCTGCTGGGCGGCTCGCGGCCCGGCGAGGGCGTCGACGTCCGCGAACTGAGCTTCGACTCCCTGCGTCAGGGCGTCGGCATGGTGACGCAGGACGGCCACCTGTTCCACGAGACCATCGGTTCGAACCTCCGTCTGCCGCGGCCGGACGCGACTGATGACGAGCTCTGGGACGCGCTCCGCCAGGCCCGGCTCGAGGACATGGTCCGGTCCCTGCCCGACGGCCTGGACACCGTGGTGGGGGAGCGGGGCTACCGTCTCTCCGGCGGAGAGCGCCAGCGCCTGACGATCGCGAGGCTCCTCGTGGCCGGCCCGCGCGTCGTGATCCTCGACGAAGCGACCGCCGCCCTGGACTCCGCGAACGAAGCCGCCGTGCAGGAGGCGCTCGCGGCCGCGCTAAGCGGGCGGACCGCCGTCGTCATCGCCCACCGTCTGTCGACCATCCGGGACGCCGACCAGATCCTGGTGGTCGAGGGCGGTCGGATCGTCGAGCGGGGCACGCACACTGAACTGCTCCGTTCCGGGCGACGTTACGCCGAGCTGTACACCACGCAGTTCGCCGAGGCCCATGACGCCCTCCAGGAGGCCGGCCAGGACCTCGAGCCGGATTCCTCAGGAGACGGGGAGAGCGGTCGGCCCGCACAGGGCTGA